TAAATTCCAGTTTTTTGCTGAAAAATATGTTAACGAGATTAAGTTTTACAAAATATTCCGGCAAGGTAATAGAGACCTCTCACGGCAGTTAGGAGTTAAAGGCAGCCCGACAATTCTATTTTATAATAATGGAGAAGAACTCGGAAAGAGATTGTCTGGCGCGATAAAAAAGAGTGAGATTAACTCCAGCATTCTAAATCTTTATGGCCTGCAGGATAAAAGCCAAGGCATTAAAAGAGAAGAACTGCACTGTAATGTTGCGATTATCGGAGCCGGACCTGCCGGACTCACGGCCGCTTTATATGCTGCAAATGCAAAATTAAGCACAGTAGTTATCGATAAAGGAAATACCGGAGGAACTGTTAATATAACGCATTCGGTAAGTAACTACCCAGGGACTGGAAGTTCAATGCAGGGATTCATGCTAATGCATAACATGACTGAACAGGTGAAAGCATTTCAGGCTACCATTATGACAGCCGTCGACATTACCGGTATTAATTTGAATGATAAAATAATATATATTGATGACGATAAAGTAATTCGTGCGGATTCTATCATCCTGGACACTGGGTCGAACCCTAGACCGCTTAATATTCCTGGCGAGAAAGAGTTCTCGGGAAAAGGGATCTCGTATTGCGCGACCTGCGATGGGAGTTTTTATGAAGGGAAGAACGTTTTTGTTGTTGGAGGGGGTAATTCTGCAATTGAAGAAGCATTGTATTTGGCCAGATTTGTTAATAAGCTGACGGTGATACACCAGTTTGACGAGTTTCAAGCTAATAAAGTGGCAGTCGATGAGCTTCTGTCGCATCCGAAGATTAGTGTTTTATGGTCTCATGAGCCGCGGGCCTTTCTCGGAAATGCCTCTTACGAGCGGGTAGAAGTTG
This genomic window from Candidatus Margulisiibacteriota bacterium contains:
- a CDS encoding thioredoxin-disulfide reductase — its product is MIKEISEKDYDELVFCSKGPVIVDFYSTECPPCEALAPKFQFFAEKYVNEIKFYKIFRQGNRDLSRQLGVKGSPTILFYNNGEELGKRLSGAIKKSEINSSILNLYGLQDKSQGIKREELHCNVAIIGAGPAGLTAALYAANAKLSTVVIDKGNTGGTVNITHSVSNYPGTGSSMQGFMLMHNMTEQVKAFQATIMTAVDITGINLNDKIIYIDDDKVIRADSIILDTGSNPRPLNIPGEKEFSGKGISYCATCDGSFYEGKNVFVVGGGNSAIEEALYLARFVNKLTVIHQFDEFQANKVAVDELLSHPKISVLWSHEPRAFLGNASYERVEVEDLKTGKKRILDDAEGVFVFVGYVPQTDLFKNTLALDNYGYVFSSEHMETNIPGVFVAGDVRQKRYRQITTAVSDGTIAALAAGEYLKQLSRSGTKDLIKVVR